A DNA window from Agrobacterium vaccinii contains the following coding sequences:
- a CDS encoding YcaO-like family protein — MQLDNYRACSPGETLTRVSPFLARLGITRLARQTGLDDIGIAVWCAFAPNAKAIVIAQGKGIDDEAARTSAAMEAIERSIATNPTCHHRIATRQTVEDAGDAVDTLTILLSPHAPPITTTEHIDWVRAGNLLTGEPIWLPYDAVHLDRTLASPRYWQSSDGLASGNTRDEALLHAVLERVERDALTLWQMTPVAKRYRAAIDTASISQPALQNALGLVAQAGLEIALFDITTDLAIPCVVALLGPQDRKMASTVRHVDLTYGAGAATTPAVAAMRAITEAAQSRMTFIAGARDDLLPDIFSQSVDTSMLQAMDVQPSKSLGDLPTLDAASTEHSLETVLDRLQTAGIDKLYAVDLAPEWLPAAVVKVFAPQLENPDGERHRRFGPRALSRAL; from the coding sequence TTGCAGCTCGATAATTATCGAGCCTGTTCTCCCGGCGAAACCCTGACAAGGGTTTCGCCTTTTCTCGCCCGTCTCGGCATCACCAGACTGGCGCGGCAGACGGGACTGGATGACATCGGCATCGCCGTGTGGTGTGCCTTTGCACCCAATGCCAAAGCTATCGTTATCGCTCAAGGCAAGGGCATCGATGACGAAGCCGCCAGAACATCCGCAGCCATGGAAGCGATAGAACGCTCCATAGCCACAAACCCGACCTGTCATCACCGGATCGCCACCCGCCAGACAGTCGAGGATGCGGGAGACGCTGTCGACACGCTCACTATTCTTCTTTCCCCCCACGCACCACCCATCACAACCACCGAACATATTGACTGGGTTCGTGCAGGGAACCTGTTGACGGGCGAACCGATCTGGCTCCCCTACGACGCCGTTCACTTGGATCGCACTCTCGCATCGCCGCGTTACTGGCAGTCTTCCGATGGCCTCGCCTCTGGCAATACCCGCGACGAAGCGCTTCTTCATGCGGTGCTGGAGCGGGTGGAGCGCGACGCGCTTACATTGTGGCAGATGACCCCTGTCGCGAAGCGCTACAGGGCGGCAATCGATACGGCTTCAATCAGCCAACCTGCGCTTCAAAATGCCTTGGGCCTGGTTGCGCAAGCGGGCCTTGAGATCGCACTGTTCGACATTACGACCGATCTAGCGATACCATGCGTCGTCGCGCTTCTCGGACCCCAAGACCGAAAGATGGCCAGCACTGTTCGACATGTGGACCTGACCTATGGGGCGGGAGCGGCAACGACACCGGCAGTGGCGGCCATGCGGGCGATAACCGAGGCCGCTCAATCGCGCATGACGTTCATCGCAGGCGCGCGCGACGACCTTTTGCCCGACATTTTTTCGCAATCTGTCGATACCTCCATGCTGCAAGCCATGGATGTGCAGCCTTCCAAATCGCTTGGTGACCTCCCGACCCTCGATGCCGCATCCACAGAGCACTCGCTTGAAACCGTTCTCGACCGCCTGCAAACTGCCGGGATCGACAAGCTTTATGCGGTTGATCTGGCCCCGGAATGGCTCCCCGCTGCTGTCGTGAAAGTCTTTGCGCCCCAACTCGAAAACCCTGATGGCGAGCGCCACAGGCGCTTTGGTCCGCGCGCGCTTTCGAGGGCATTGTGA
- a CDS encoding cupin domain-containing protein, which translates to MISELQLEPHPEGGFYRQTFKDGDASERGASTAIYYLLEKGQRSHWHRVTDASEVWHYYSGSPLLLHLSLDGKGIETIRLGPSVLGGERPQAIVPVNGWQSAESLGEFTLVGCTVSPGFTFESFVMAEPGWAPG; encoded by the coding sequence ATCATCAGCGAATTGCAACTTGAGCCGCACCCGGAGGGCGGCTTTTATCGTCAGACATTCAAAGACGGTGATGCAAGCGAGCGCGGCGCCTCCACCGCTATCTACTACCTCCTGGAAAAAGGCCAACGCTCGCATTGGCACCGCGTGACGGATGCTTCCGAGGTCTGGCATTATTATTCGGGCTCACCGCTGCTGCTGCATCTGAGCTTGGACGGCAAGGGTATCGAAACCATTCGGCTCGGGCCATCGGTTCTGGGCGGCGAGAGACCGCAGGCCATTGTTCCCGTCAATGGTTGGCAATCAGCAGAAAGCCTTGGCGAGTTTACGCTCGTCGGCTGCACGGTATCGCCCGGCTTTACCTTCGAAAGCTTCGTCATGGCGGAACCCGGCTGGGCGCCGGGTTGA
- a CDS encoding queuosine precursor transporter, which translates to MPYLRSTIIYVLLMTLIVVASNILVQYPLSGTLFGINLADLLTWGAFTYPIAFLITDLTNRQFGPSVARRVVLAGFVVGVTLSFWTSIPRIAIASGTAYLIGQLLDISVFNRLRRQSWWRAPLAGSMLGSVLDTALFFSIAFAASFAFVGPNDAFAIEQAPVLGILGYEAPRWVSWALGDLSVKVSVGIIMLLPYGALMNTLKPMPPARTQ; encoded by the coding sequence ATGCCCTACCTGCGCTCTACCATCATCTATGTTCTGCTGATGACACTGATTGTCGTCGCATCGAACATTCTCGTTCAGTATCCGCTCTCCGGCACACTCTTCGGCATCAACCTAGCCGATCTGCTGACCTGGGGTGCATTCACCTACCCCATCGCGTTTCTGATAACCGATCTCACCAATCGCCAGTTTGGGCCTTCCGTCGCACGGCGCGTCGTTCTGGCCGGGTTTGTCGTTGGCGTCACCCTGTCCTTCTGGACATCGATCCCGCGCATCGCAATCGCATCTGGTACGGCATATCTCATTGGTCAGTTGCTGGATATTTCGGTCTTCAATCGACTGCGTCGCCAAAGCTGGTGGCGCGCGCCGCTGGCCGGGTCCATGCTGGGCTCGGTGCTGGATACCGCTTTGTTCTTCTCGATTGCCTTTGCCGCCTCCTTCGCCTTCGTCGGACCCAATGATGCGTTCGCGATCGAGCAGGCGCCCGTTCTCGGCATCCTCGGCTATGAAGCGCCGCGTTGGGTCTCATGGGCACTGGGTGATCTCTCAGTAAAGGTGTCTGTAGGTATCATCATGCTGCTGCCTTACGGAGCCCTGATGAATACGCTCAAGCCCATGCCGCCTGCCAGAACACAGTGA
- a CDS encoding TfuA-like protein: MKVVFVGPSLPNAYDVAAEGIDIRPPACQGDVMQAVADGATAIGLIDGQFATAAPVWHKELLFALSKDIPVYGAASMGALRAAECAAYGMTGIGRIFEDYASGARVDDADVALIYGPAELGYPPLSIPLVNAEATIANIAQLGLMEEAHCDKLRSAASQLFFKRRKWKTIAELAGVEFEMLTRALKLGLVDQKKLDAIALLKAFSANLPKCQPSDWQFQATPLFRSMYM, translated from the coding sequence ATGAAGGTCGTCTTCGTCGGTCCAAGCCTGCCAAACGCATATGACGTAGCGGCTGAAGGCATCGATATCCGTCCGCCTGCTTGTCAAGGCGATGTTATGCAAGCCGTGGCGGACGGGGCAACAGCGATAGGACTAATCGACGGCCAGTTCGCGACCGCAGCGCCCGTCTGGCATAAGGAGCTGCTGTTTGCCCTCTCAAAGGATATTCCCGTCTATGGCGCAGCCAGCATGGGCGCGTTGCGGGCGGCAGAATGCGCCGCCTATGGCATGACCGGCATCGGCAGAATATTCGAGGACTATGCCTCCGGCGCGCGGGTCGATGACGCCGATGTGGCATTGATCTACGGCCCCGCCGAACTCGGCTACCCGCCCCTCAGCATTCCCCTGGTGAACGCCGAGGCAACCATTGCCAACATCGCCCAGCTTGGTCTGATGGAGGAGGCCCACTGCGACAAACTTCGCAGCGCAGCCAGCCAACTCTTCTTCAAACGCCGAAAATGGAAAACAATCGCTGAGCTGGCAGGTGTCGAGTTCGAGATGCTTACGCGAGCGCTCAAACTCGGTTTGGTCGATCAGAAGAAACTCGACGCCATAGCTCTGCTTAAAGCGTTCAGCGCCAATTTGCCGAAATGCCAACCATCAGACTGGCAGTTTCAGGCAACGCCGCTGTTTCGCAGCATGTATATGTGA
- the mmsB gene encoding 3-hydroxyisobutyrate dehydrogenase — MDDINSKHLTIGFIGLGHMGGPMAANLVKAGHVVRGFDLMPDLLQAATGAGVTPCRSVVEAVEGCGVVITMLPAGKHVISVWTDLMTAVSEGTLLIDCSTIDIESARHVHGMAKARGCPSLDAPVSGGTSGAMAGTLTFMVGGESEAFTAAEPILRPMGQKIIHCGGAAMGQAAKICNNMILGISMIAVSEAFVLVEKLGLSQQSLYDVASVSSGQCWSLTTYCPVPGPVPASPANRDYQPGFATALMLKDLMLSQDAAALTGAKTQLGHEAAALYQRFSDAGGTAKDFSAIIEMIRSET, encoded by the coding sequence ATGGACGACATCAACAGCAAACATCTGACCATAGGCTTTATCGGGCTGGGCCACATGGGCGGGCCCATGGCCGCAAATCTCGTAAAGGCAGGCCACGTTGTGCGTGGCTTCGATCTAATGCCGGACCTGCTTCAGGCCGCGACGGGCGCGGGCGTGACGCCGTGTCGCTCCGTAGTTGAGGCTGTCGAAGGCTGCGGTGTCGTCATCACCATGCTGCCTGCGGGCAAACATGTCATCTCGGTCTGGACCGATCTGATGACGGCGGTATCAGAGGGAACGCTTTTGATAGACTGCTCCACCATCGATATCGAGAGCGCCCGTCACGTGCATGGGATGGCGAAAGCACGCGGATGCCCGTCTCTCGATGCGCCGGTTTCGGGCGGGACATCCGGGGCGATGGCGGGGACCTTGACCTTTATGGTCGGCGGAGAAAGCGAGGCATTTACGGCGGCTGAGCCGATTTTACGTCCAATGGGCCAGAAGATCATTCACTGCGGCGGTGCCGCGATGGGGCAGGCGGCGAAGATTTGCAACAATATGATCCTCGGCATCTCCATGATTGCGGTCTCGGAAGCCTTCGTGCTGGTAGAAAAGCTCGGCCTCTCCCAGCAATCTTTGTACGATGTCGCTTCGGTGTCGTCGGGCCAGTGCTGGTCGTTGACGACCTACTGTCCTGTGCCGGGTCCGGTTCCCGCATCCCCGGCAAATCGCGATTACCAGCCCGGCTTTGCCACGGCCCTGATGTTGAAAGACCTGATGCTCTCGCAAGACGCCGCCGCGTTGACCGGCGCCAAGACCCAGCTTGGTCACGAGGCTGCTGCGCTCTATCAGCGCTTTAGTGATGCGGGAGGAACGGCAAAAGACTTTTCGGCCATCATTGAGATGATCCGCAGTGAAACGTGA
- the rpmB gene encoding 50S ribosomal protein L28 has product MSRVCELTGKGVQTGNNVSHANNRTKRRFLPNLCQVTLISDSLGQRFRLRVSAAALRSVEHRGGLDAFLLKASEDDLSMRARLLRRQIAKKTVEAAAA; this is encoded by the coding sequence ATGTCCCGTGTATGCGAATTGACCGGCAAGGGCGTCCAGACGGGCAATAACGTCAGCCACGCCAACAACAGAACCAAGCGTCGGTTCCTTCCGAACCTCTGCCAGGTTACGTTGATTTCTGATTCTCTCGGTCAGCGCTTCCGTTTGCGCGTTTCCGCAGCTGCCCTGCGCTCTGTTGAGCACCGCGGCGGTCTGGATGCGTTCCTTCTGAAGGCTAGCGAAGACGATCTCTCGATGCGCGCCCGTCTGCTGCGTCGTCAGATCGCGAAGAAGACTGTCGAAGCTGCTGCTGCTTAA
- a CDS encoding DUF3108 domain-containing protein — MNVHAQRVFAAAAVALVSLSPAKAAETKHDSEYSIALGVLPIARANFSTRMDGSTYSISGSFSSAGIASVLKDISGRTVVSGAKRGNRMQANEYSLVYKDGKRTRTYDVQYRNGNVTSTTVKPEPKARPDNWVDVKDRDLRSVLDPISGLIFPVGGRICPGRLPIYDGESRLDLVLSSGGTKPFATNGFSGDAIVCNARYVPKSGFRKGRKDIEYLKSISMEIWFAKASNMDVYAPVYARIPTKVGQVYITATKYGG, encoded by the coding sequence ATGAATGTCCATGCACAAAGGGTTTTCGCAGCCGCAGCCGTTGCACTGGTGAGTCTCTCGCCAGCCAAAGCCGCAGAAACGAAGCACGACAGCGAATACAGCATCGCTCTGGGCGTCTTGCCCATTGCAAGGGCCAATTTCTCGACGCGTATGGATGGCTCGACCTATTCCATTTCCGGCTCGTTCAGTTCGGCAGGCATTGCCAGCGTTTTGAAAGACATTTCCGGGCGCACCGTCGTTTCCGGCGCCAAGCGCGGAAACCGGATGCAGGCGAATGAATATTCGCTGGTCTACAAGGACGGCAAGCGCACGCGCACCTATGATGTGCAGTACCGCAATGGCAATGTGACCTCCACGACGGTCAAGCCGGAGCCCAAGGCGCGGCCGGACAACTGGGTCGATGTGAAGGACCGAGACCTCCGTTCGGTGCTCGACCCTATATCGGGACTGATTTTCCCCGTGGGAGGTCGCATTTGCCCCGGTCGCCTGCCGATCTATGACGGTGAGTCGCGATTGGATCTCGTCCTGAGCTCGGGCGGCACCAAACCTTTTGCGACCAATGGCTTCAGCGGCGATGCAATCGTCTGCAATGCCCGTTACGTTCCCAAATCCGGTTTTCGCAAGGGACGCAAGGACATCGAGTATCTGAAGTCCATTTCCATGGAAATCTGGTTTGCCAAGGCAAGCAACATGGACGTATACGCACCGGTCTATGCGCGTATACCCACCAAGGTCGGGCAGGTTTACATTACTGCAACCAAATACGGCGGCTAA
- a CDS encoding helix-turn-helix domain-containing protein, which produces MKKSPNATDIHVGSRIRLRRVMLGLSQEKLGDGLGITFQQVQKYEKGTNRVGASRLQHISELLDVHISYFFEGAAETTEDRALAAPSLLSQFMNSKEGVSLAKAFCGIEDSRVRRRVLELVQSLSTSSTAETQKTTETSATTAH; this is translated from the coding sequence ATGAAAAAGTCCCCGAACGCAACCGACATACATGTAGGATCGCGTATTCGCCTGCGTCGCGTCATGCTCGGTCTGAGCCAGGAAAAGCTGGGCGATGGGCTCGGCATCACCTTCCAGCAGGTTCAGAAATACGAAAAAGGCACGAACCGCGTTGGCGCCAGTCGCTTGCAGCATATTTCCGAATTGCTGGACGTGCACATTTCCTACTTTTTCGAGGGCGCAGCGGAAACAACCGAAGACCGTGCTCTGGCCGCTCCAAGCCTGTTGTCACAGTTCATGAATTCCAAGGAAGGCGTGTCCCTTGCCAAGGCTTTCTGTGGCATCGAAGACAGCCGCGTGCGTCGCCGCGTCCTTGAACTCGTTCAGTCGCTCAGCACCTCCAGTACGGCTGAAACGCAAAAGACGACAGAGACGTCTGCCACAACAGCACACTGA